One Streptomyces drozdowiczii DNA segment encodes these proteins:
- a CDS encoding LacI family DNA-binding transcriptional regulator, which translates to MTARLADIATQAGVSEATVSRVLNGKPGVAAATRESVLAALDVLGYERPVRLRRRSAGLVGLITPELENPIFPALAQVIGQALTRQGYTPVLATQTPGGSTEDELTEMLVDRGVSGIIFVSGLHADTSADMGRYEQLRAQGVPFVLVNGFSPKVQAPFISPDDRAAMRLAVTHLVSLGHTRIGLAVGPKRFVPVLRKIEGFHATMREQLNLTADEVEELIQHSLYTLEGGQAAASALMERGCTAVVCASDMMALGAIRAARRLSREVPRELSVVGYDDSPLIAFTDPPLTTIRQPVTAMGQAAVRTLLEEIGGTPAPHSEFVFMPELVVRGSTAAGPGQDSAAPAALPGSHAEA; encoded by the coding sequence ATGACCGCACGGCTTGCCGATATCGCAACTCAGGCGGGGGTCAGCGAAGCGACGGTCAGCCGTGTACTGAACGGCAAGCCCGGGGTAGCCGCTGCCACCCGCGAATCCGTCCTCGCGGCGCTCGACGTACTCGGCTACGAACGGCCCGTACGGCTGCGCAGGCGCAGCGCGGGGCTCGTCGGCCTGATCACGCCCGAGCTGGAGAACCCGATCTTCCCGGCGCTCGCCCAGGTCATCGGGCAGGCGCTGACCCGGCAGGGCTACACCCCGGTCCTCGCGACCCAGACCCCGGGCGGCTCCACCGAGGACGAGCTGACCGAGATGCTGGTCGACCGGGGCGTCTCCGGGATCATCTTCGTCTCCGGGCTGCACGCCGACACCTCCGCCGACATGGGGCGCTACGAGCAACTGCGCGCCCAGGGCGTGCCCTTCGTGCTGGTCAACGGCTTCTCGCCCAAGGTGCAGGCACCCTTCATCTCGCCGGACGACCGGGCCGCGATGCGGCTGGCGGTGACGCATCTGGTGTCGCTCGGCCACACCCGGATCGGGCTGGCGGTCGGCCCGAAGCGCTTCGTGCCGGTGCTCCGCAAGATCGAGGGCTTCCACGCCACGATGCGCGAGCAGTTGAACCTCACGGCGGACGAGGTCGAGGAGCTGATCCAGCACTCCCTCTACACGCTGGAGGGCGGCCAGGCCGCCGCCTCCGCGCTGATGGAGCGGGGCTGCACGGCGGTGGTGTGCGCGAGCGACATGATGGCGCTCGGCGCGATCAGGGCCGCCCGCCGGCTCTCCCGCGAGGTCCCGCGCGAGCTGTCCGTCGTGGGTTACGACGACTCGCCGCTCATAGCGTTCACCGATCCGCCGCTGACCACGATCCGCCAGCCGGTGACGGCCATGGGCCAGGCCGCGGTGCGCACGCTCCTGGAGGAGATCGGCGGCACGCCCGCCCCGCACAGCGAGTTCGTCTTCATGCCGGAGCTGGTCGTACGCGGCTCCACCGCGGCGGGCCCCGGCCAGGACAGTGCCGCCCCCGCCGCCCTTCCAGGGTCGCACGCGGAGGCGTAA
- a CDS encoding LacI family DNA-binding transcriptional regulator has translation MVDGVTTVPLPRGPGAGGALRLSDIAGQASVSEATVSRVLNGKPGVADTTRQRVLAALDILGYERPVRLRQRSAGLIGLVTPELTNPIFPAFAQSVEQVLAGHGYTPVLCTQLPGGATEDELVEQLVERGVGGIVFLSGLHADTSADPARYAALTERGVPFVLINGYNERISAPFVSPDDTAAVRMAVSHLAELGHRRVGLAIGPQRYVPSRRKRDGFVDAAVSVLGLDRAEAELLVCSTLFSVEGGQVAAGALLDRGCTGIVCGSDLMALGVVRAARDRGLDVPRDVSVVGFDDSQLIAFTDPPLTTVRQPVQAMAAAAVGALLEEIGGSPVQRTEYVFQPELVVRGSTAALRSA, from the coding sequence GTGGTGGACGGTGTGACGACCGTCCCCCTGCCGAGGGGCCCCGGTGCGGGCGGCGCGCTCAGGCTGTCGGACATCGCCGGCCAGGCGTCCGTCAGCGAGGCGACCGTCAGCCGGGTCCTCAACGGCAAGCCGGGCGTCGCGGACACCACGCGTCAGCGGGTGCTCGCGGCGCTCGACATCCTGGGCTACGAACGGCCCGTGCGGCTGCGGCAGCGCAGCGCCGGGCTGATCGGTCTGGTCACCCCCGAGCTGACCAACCCGATCTTCCCGGCGTTCGCCCAGTCCGTGGAGCAGGTGCTCGCCGGGCACGGCTACACGCCGGTGCTCTGCACCCAGCTGCCCGGCGGCGCCACCGAGGACGAGCTGGTCGAGCAGCTGGTCGAGCGCGGCGTCGGCGGCATCGTCTTCCTGTCCGGGCTGCACGCCGACACCTCGGCCGACCCGGCGCGCTACGCCGCGCTGACCGAGCGCGGGGTGCCGTTCGTCCTGATCAACGGGTACAACGAGCGGATCAGCGCCCCGTTCGTCTCGCCCGACGACACCGCCGCCGTGCGGATGGCCGTGAGCCACCTCGCCGAACTCGGCCACCGCCGGGTGGGCCTGGCCATAGGGCCGCAGCGCTATGTGCCCTCGCGCCGGAAGCGGGACGGCTTCGTGGACGCCGCGGTCTCGGTGCTCGGCCTGGACCGCGCGGAAGCCGAACTCCTCGTCTGCTCCACGCTGTTCAGCGTCGAGGGCGGCCAGGTCGCGGCGGGCGCGCTGCTCGACCGGGGGTGCACCGGGATCGTCTGCGGCAGCGACCTGATGGCGCTGGGCGTGGTCCGCGCGGCCCGGGACCGCGGGCTCGACGTGCCGCGCGACGTGTCCGTGGTGGGCTTCGACGACTCGCAGCTCATCGCGTTCACCGACCCGCCGCTGACCACGGTCCGCCAGCCGGTCCAGGCGATGGCGGCGGCCGCGGTAGGCGCGCTGCTGGAGGAGATCGGCGGCAGCCCCGTACAGCGCACGGAGTACGTGTTCCAGCCGGAGCTGGTGGTCCGGGGCTCGACGGCGGCGCTGCGCAGCGCCTGA
- a CDS encoding sugar ABC transporter permease, with product MVTTAPAPTTKVRRRGERSPLASTALHLTLIVASVIAVFPVLWVLLTSLKPAEFATTTDFFKDTTFENYTNLIKDTKFLTWFGNSLIVAGLTTLIGVIVSASTGYAVSRFRFPGKRGLMWTLLVTQMFPVAVLIVPIYNIMAGMGLLNKPAGLVITYLTISVPFCAWMMKGFFDTIPREIDESGQVDGLTPFGTFWRLILPLAKPGLAVTAFYSFITAWGEVAYASAFMVGEDNLTLAGGLQLFVNQYGAQWGPMTAASVLIAIPAALVFLFAQKHLVTGMSAGAVKG from the coding sequence CTGGTGACCACCGCACCCGCCCCCACCACCAAGGTCCGGCGGCGCGGCGAGCGCTCGCCGCTGGCCTCCACCGCACTGCACCTCACGCTGATCGTCGCGTCCGTGATCGCCGTGTTCCCCGTGCTGTGGGTCCTGCTCACCTCGCTGAAGCCCGCCGAGTTCGCCACCACCACGGACTTCTTCAAGGACACGACGTTCGAGAACTACACGAACCTCATCAAGGACACGAAGTTCCTGACCTGGTTCGGCAACTCGCTGATCGTCGCGGGCCTCACCACGCTCATCGGCGTCATCGTCTCGGCCTCCACCGGCTACGCCGTCAGCCGCTTCCGGTTCCCCGGCAAGCGCGGGCTGATGTGGACGCTGCTGGTCACCCAGATGTTCCCGGTCGCCGTCCTCATCGTGCCGATCTACAACATCATGGCCGGCATGGGGCTGCTCAATAAGCCCGCCGGTCTCGTCATCACGTACCTGACCATCTCGGTGCCGTTCTGCGCCTGGATGATGAAGGGCTTCTTCGACACCATCCCGCGCGAGATCGACGAGTCGGGGCAGGTCGACGGCCTCACCCCGTTCGGCACCTTCTGGCGGCTCATCCTGCCGCTGGCCAAGCCGGGCCTCGCGGTCACCGCGTTCTACTCCTTCATCACCGCCTGGGGCGAGGTGGCGTACGCCTCCGCCTTCATGGTCGGCGAGGACAACCTCACCCTCGCGGGCGGCCTCCAGCTGTTCGTCAACCAGTACGGCGCCCAGTGGGGCCCGATGACCGCCGCGTCCGTACTGATCGCGATACCCGCGGCCCTGGTGTTCCTGTTCGCCCAGAAGCACCTGGTCACCGGCATGTCCGCCGGAGCCGTCAAGGGCTGA
- a CDS encoding carbohydrate ABC transporter permease translates to MAVHTSQSVVKAAGDDVARGRSRGTGNPPPPGRIRRALSTHWYAWTMVAPVVVVIGVIIGYPLVRGIYLSLTDANERNVARSIGVNHLPATYEFVGLDNYADALTGNQFLGTLGWTLVWTVSCVAITFGLGMALANILNRRIAGRSAYRMALILPWAIPGFVSVFAWRFLYNQDRGLLNKILAGGGIDGIDWLGDPTIAKVSVIVVNVWLGVPFMMVALLGGLQSIPSEQYEAAEMDGATAWQRFRHVTLPGLRPVSTTVILLSTIWTFNMFPVIFLLTRGGPGEATQILVTQAYKFSFEISPRDFAQSSTWGVLILVLLLIFAAVYRRVLRTQGDDW, encoded by the coding sequence ATGGCTGTCCACACCAGCCAGTCGGTGGTGAAGGCCGCGGGCGACGACGTCGCCCGCGGCCGGAGCCGCGGTACTGGTAACCCCCCGCCGCCGGGACGGATACGGCGGGCCCTGTCGACGCACTGGTACGCCTGGACGATGGTGGCCCCGGTCGTCGTCGTGATCGGCGTGATCATCGGTTACCCCCTGGTCCGCGGCATCTACCTGTCGCTGACCGACGCCAACGAGCGCAACGTCGCACGGTCCATCGGGGTCAACCACCTGCCCGCCACGTACGAGTTCGTCGGCCTGGACAACTACGCCGACGCGCTCACCGGCAACCAGTTCCTCGGCACGCTCGGGTGGACCCTGGTGTGGACGGTCTCCTGCGTGGCCATCACCTTCGGCCTCGGCATGGCCCTGGCCAACATCCTCAACCGGAGGATCGCCGGCCGCTCCGCGTACCGGATGGCGCTCATCCTGCCCTGGGCCATCCCCGGCTTCGTCTCCGTCTTCGCCTGGCGGTTCCTCTACAACCAGGACCGCGGGCTGCTCAACAAGATCCTCGCCGGCGGCGGCATCGACGGCATCGACTGGCTGGGCGACCCGACCATCGCCAAGGTCTCCGTCATCGTCGTCAACGTGTGGCTCGGCGTGCCGTTCATGATGGTCGCCCTGCTCGGCGGCCTCCAGTCCATCCCCAGCGAGCAGTACGAGGCCGCGGAGATGGACGGCGCCACCGCCTGGCAGCGCTTCCGCCACGTCACGCTGCCCGGACTGCGGCCGGTCTCCACGACCGTCATCCTGCTCTCCACCATCTGGACCTTCAACATGTTCCCGGTGATCTTCCTGCTCACCCGCGGCGGACCCGGCGAAGCCACCCAGATCCTGGTCACCCAGGCGTACAAGTTCTCCTTCGAGATCAGCCCGCGCGACTTCGCGCAGTCCTCGACGTGGGGCGTGCTGATCCTCGTACTCCTGCTGATCTTCGCCGCGGTCTACCGGCGAGTCCTGCGCACCCAGGGAGACGACTGGTGA
- a CDS encoding glycoside hydrolase family 13 protein has translation MTQHLAAPSTGTSDDAAGHRTGWWQDAVIYQVYPRSFADGNGDGMGDLAGVRGRLPYLKELGVDAVWLSPFYASPQADAGYDVADYRAIDPMFGSLLDADALIRDAHDLGLRIIVDLVPNHSSDQHEWFKRALTEGPGSALRDRYHFRPGKGTDGELPPNDWESIFGGPAWTRTVNPDGTPGDWYLHLFAPEQPDFNWDHPAVADEFRSILRFWLDMGVDGFRVDVAHGLVKAEGLPDLGTHDQLKLLGNDVMPFFDQDGVHEIYRSWRTILDEYPGDRIAVAEAWTPTVERTANYVRPDEMHQAFNFQYLATAWDAAALREVIDTSLDAMRPVGAPTTWVLSNHDVTRHATRFANPAGLGTQIRTPGDRELGLRRARAASLLMLALPGSAYVYQGEELGLPDVTDLPDEARQDPSFFRADGQDGFRDGCRVPIPWTREGSSYGFGAGGSWLPQPTGWGELSVEAQTGAAGSTLELYRAAITARRAHPGLGAGAEVRWLDAPAGLLAFARPGFVCTVNTTGAPVRIPVQGTVLLSSAPVRADGDTVELPADTTVWWTV, from the coding sequence ATGACCCAGCACCTCGCTGCCCCCTCCACCGGCACGTCCGACGACGCCGCCGGCCACCGCACCGGCTGGTGGCAGGACGCGGTGATCTACCAGGTCTATCCGCGCAGCTTCGCCGACGGCAACGGTGACGGCATGGGCGATCTCGCAGGCGTACGCGGCAGACTCCCGTACCTCAAGGAACTCGGCGTCGACGCGGTCTGGCTCAGCCCGTTCTACGCGTCCCCGCAGGCGGACGCCGGGTACGACGTCGCCGACTACCGGGCCATCGACCCGATGTTCGGCAGCCTCCTGGACGCCGACGCGCTCATCCGCGACGCCCACGACCTGGGCCTGCGGATCATCGTCGACCTGGTGCCCAACCACTCCTCCGACCAGCACGAGTGGTTCAAGCGCGCGCTCACCGAGGGCCCCGGCTCCGCGCTGCGCGACCGCTACCACTTCCGCCCCGGCAAGGGCACCGACGGCGAACTCCCGCCCAACGACTGGGAGTCCATCTTCGGCGGCCCCGCCTGGACCCGCACGGTGAACCCGGACGGCACCCCCGGCGACTGGTACCTCCACCTCTTCGCGCCCGAGCAGCCCGACTTCAACTGGGATCACCCGGCGGTCGCCGACGAGTTCCGCTCGATCCTGCGCTTCTGGCTCGACATGGGCGTCGACGGCTTCCGCGTGGACGTCGCGCACGGCCTGGTCAAGGCCGAGGGGCTGCCCGACCTCGGCACCCACGACCAGCTGAAGCTGCTCGGAAACGATGTCATGCCGTTCTTCGACCAGGACGGGGTGCACGAGATCTACCGCAGCTGGCGCACCATCCTGGACGAGTACCCCGGCGACAGGATCGCCGTCGCCGAGGCGTGGACGCCCACCGTCGAGCGCACCGCCAACTACGTGCGCCCCGACGAGATGCACCAGGCGTTCAACTTCCAGTACCTGGCCACCGCCTGGGACGCCGCCGCGCTCCGCGAGGTCATCGACACCTCGCTCGACGCCATGCGCCCGGTCGGCGCCCCCACCACCTGGGTGCTCTCCAACCACGACGTCACCCGGCACGCCACCCGGTTCGCCAACCCCGCGGGCCTCGGCACCCAGATCCGCACCCCCGGCGACCGCGAGCTGGGCCTGCGCCGGGCCCGCGCGGCCAGCCTCCTGATGCTGGCGCTGCCCGGCTCCGCCTACGTCTACCAGGGCGAGGAGCTGGGCCTGCCGGACGTCACCGACCTGCCCGACGAGGCCCGCCAGGACCCGTCGTTCTTCCGGGCCGACGGCCAGGACGGCTTCCGCGACGGCTGCCGCGTCCCGATCCCGTGGACCCGCGAGGGCTCCTCGTACGGCTTCGGCGCGGGCGGCAGCTGGCTCCCGCAGCCCACCGGCTGGGGCGAGCTGAGTGTCGAGGCGCAGACCGGCGCGGCCGGCTCCACGCTGGAGCTGTACCGGGCCGCGATCACCGCCCGCCGGGCCCACCCCGGGCTCGGCGCGGGCGCCGAGGTGCGCTGGCTGGACGCCCCGGCGGGGCTGCTCGCCTTCGCGCGCCCCGGGTTCGTCTGCACCGTCAACACCACGGGCGCGCCGGTCCGCATCCCCGTACAGGGCACGGTCCTGCTGTCCAGCGCGCCGGTCCGGGCCGACGGCGACACGGTCGAGCTGCCCGCCGACACCACGGTGTGGTGGACGGTGTGA